A part of Arachis hypogaea cultivar Tifrunner chromosome 12, arahy.Tifrunner.gnm2.J5K5, whole genome shotgun sequence genomic DNA contains:
- the LOC112730705 gene encoding putative disease resistance RPP13-like protein 1 isoform X1, producing the protein MAEKLYGGAYLSPFVDAVLDNLTSILEEYDSFLERNNLLGRLQNCLYDVAPVLDDAELKQFSDKKVKKWLVDLQDALFMADDLLDELSTKAAIAAAQRDPSNSSSWSCLVDSYIEDTGDIENIVRRLESVVARKNYLRLKESAKVDMSWRIPSTCLVEPSEICGRKEDKEAILKLLLDDDDAADGDLSVIPIVGMGGIGKTTLAQLLYHDDQVKENFDLRGWVCVSEEFDIVKVTKTIIEVITSSSCNLTDLNLLQLDLKEKLSRQKFFIVLDDVWNENYSDWDKLLKPFQKGVKGSKILITTRNKNVASLVQTVSPHELRSLSDEDCWLVFTKHARLSTVSVDNPTLEKIGRDIVKKCDGLPLAAQALGGLLRGNSDIRNWNHLLKSEIWELSNDRINVVPALKISYYFLPSYLKQCFVYCSLYPKDYEFSKDELMLLWMAENFLQPVEKKTMEEVGGEYFDELIARSFLQPHSTWRNKFVMHDLVHDLAMTCAGEFYFRAEEVRNAVEVDIKARHLSHNAKGNYPMSKVLGVCDAIKHTRTFLEINLGSEIPFNMENAPCIMLSQLKYLRALSFESFPLESVPDSIGELIHLRYLDLSKTNIVALPESLGNLYNLQTLKLYSCSNLKMLPVGMKDLVNLRHLDIRGTKLREMPKGMSKLRSLQFLSNYFVGKHEENKIKELGALVDLHQSISIKELENVVNSNEASMAGMFDKDGIDFMTLSWSRNKDENTVDSQMERDILDKLQPHTNLKELEINGYRGTTFPDWVGHSSYHNITKITLIRCRSCCMLPSFGQLPSLKHLSISHFKSLESVGAEFYFNQNGESCLETPPFPMLETLSFYLMPCWKEWRSLEFNGFPRLRELTIFGCPMLRGDLPIHLPSLQSLQISHCKQLSCCVPRAPAITSLSIQGKRLVGSVVEAITNTQLSCLTSLCISDCSSHIWFPVSAIPPSLQKLTIQHCRKLEFEMDGQHHSLQELSIENSCDSVTSFSLLDAFPNLVRVEISYCGIMECIVVSRSLSSLRSLHINECRSLKSVSTLWMAAPQLEVLTLLKCPEIELSATGDPQRSLRSLEISHSEKLVSSAAFMNSQFHGLTHLCIGRECESVKCLPKEGWLPPSLESLTLYDIKNVETLECKGLAHLTSLQHLYISKCRKLENIDGEKLPASLIQLNICGSPLLGKRCQEKDPQLWPKISHIPAIQVDYRWIW; encoded by the coding sequence ATGGCTGAAAAACTTTATGGTGGAGCTTACCTCTCTCCCTTTGTTGATGCTGTTTTGGACAACCTGACTTCAATACTTGAAGAATACGACTCTTTCCTCGAAAGGAACAACTTGCTTGGAAGGTTGCAGAATTGTCTGTATGATGTTGCACCTGTTCTTGATGATGCTGAGCTGAAGCAGTTCAGTgacaagaaagtgaagaagtggCTTGTTGATCTTCAAGATGCTCTCTTTATGGCTGATGACTTGCTCGACGAACTCTCCACTAAAGCCGCTATTGCTGCCGCTCAAAGGGATCCAAGTAACTCTTCCTCCTGGTCTTGCCTTGTTGATTCATATATAGAAGATACTGGTGACATCGAAAACATAGTTCGAAGACTAGAGTCTGTTGTAGCACGCAAGAATTATCTTCGTCTGAAGGAGAGTGCCAAGGTGGACATGTCATGGAGAATTCCATCCACATGTCTTGTTGAACCATCGGAGATATGTGGCAGGAAAGAAGACAAGGAGGCCATACTCAAACTGTTgttggatgatgatgatgctgctgATGGTGATTTATCTGTCATTCCCATTGTGGGCATGGGCGGCATAGGAAAGACTACTTTGGCCCAATTGCTTTACCACGATGACCAAGTGAAGGAGAATTTTGATTTACGAGGATGGGTTTGTGTGTCAGAAGAGTTTGATATTGTCAAGGTCACCAAGACTATAATCGAGGTAATAACTTCAAGTTCTTGTAATTTGACAGATTTGAATTTACTTCAGCTTGATTTAAAGGAAAAGTTGTCGAGGCAAAAGTTCTTCATTGTCTTGGACGACGTATGGAATGAAAATTATAGTGATTGGGATAAGCTtctaaaaccttttcaaaaaggGGTTAAGGGAAGTAAAATTCTAATAACCACTAGAAACAAAAATGTAGCTTCTTTAGTGCAGACTGTTTCACCTCATGAATTAAGATCATTGTCCGATGAAGATTGTTGGTTGGTGTTTACAAAGCATGCACGTCTGTCAACTGTTTCCGTGGATAATCCAACCCTGGAAAAAATCGGCAGAGATATCGTAAAGAAGTGTGATGGATTGCCCTTGGCAGCTCAAGCCCTTGGAGGCTTATTGCGTGGAAATTCTGATATCAGAAATTGGAATCATTTACTGAAGAGTGAAATCTGGGAACTCTCCAATGACAGAATAAATGTTGTTCCAGCGTTAAAGATAAGTTATTATTTTCTTCCTTCATATTTGAAACAGTGCTTTGTTTATTGTTCCTTGTATCCCAAGGACTATGAATTTAGCAAGGATGAATTGATGCTGTTATGGATGGCAGAGAATTTTTTGCAACCAGTAGAAAAAAAGACTATGGAAGAAGTTGGTGGTGaatattttgatgaattaattgCGAGATCATTTTTGCAACCTCATAGTACTTGGCGAAATAAATTTGTGATGCATGATCTTGTTCATGATTTAGCAATGACATGTGCTGGAGAATTCTATTTCAGAGCTGAAGAGGTTCGGAATGCAGTTGAGGTTGATATTAAAGCTCGTCATTTGTCACATAATGCCAAAGGCAATTACCCAATGTCAAAAGTTTTGGGAGTTTGCGATGCAATAAAACATACAAGGACATTTCTTGAAATCAATTTGGGGTCAGAGATCCCATTTAACATGGAAAATGCACCTTGCATCATGTTGTCACAGTTGAAGTACCTGAGAGCTTTGTCATTTGAAAGCTTTCCTCTTGAGTCAGTACCTGATTCAATAGGTGAGTTGATTCATCTGCGTTACTTGGATCTGTCCAAGACCAACATTGTGGCATTGCCAGAGTCATTGGGTAACCTTTACAATTTGCAGACTTTGAAGTTGTATTCCTGTAGCAATCTGAAAATGCTACCTGTTGGCATGAAAGATCTTGTAAATTTGCGCCATCTTGATATTAGAGGGACTAAGTTACGTGAGATGCCGAAAGGCATGAGCAAATTAAGAAGTTTGCAGTTTTTAAGTAATTATTTTGTTggaaagcatgaagaaaacaagatTAAAGAATTGGGAGCACTCGTAGATCTACACCAATCTATTTCCATTAAAGAGTTGGAGAATGTGGTCAACAGCAATGAAGCTTCGATGGCAGGAATGTTTGATAAGGATGGCATTGATTTTATGACGTTAAGTTGGTCGAGGAATAAAGACGAGAATACAGTTGATTCCCAAATGGAAAGAGACATACTTGACAAGTTACAACCTCACACTAATTTGAAAGAGTTAGAGATCAATGGTTACAGGGGTACAACATTTCCAGATTGGGTGGGACATTCTTCCTACCACAACATCACCAAAATAACACTTATTCGTTGCAGGAGTTGCTGTATGCTTCCTTCATTTGGACAGTTGCCCTCGTTGAAGCACCTATCAATTTCACATTTTAAAAGTCTGGAAAGTGTGGGTGCTGAGTTTTACTTTAACCAGAATGGTGAATCTTGTTTGGAGACACCACCATTCCCAATGCTTGAAACTCTTTCGTTTTATTTAATGCCTTGCTGGAAGGAGTGGCGTTCATTAGAGTTCAATGGGTTTCCGAGACTTAGGGAGCTTACCATATTTGGCTGTCCGATGTTGAGAGGAGATTTGCCCATTCATCTACCATCTTTGCAATCACTTCAGATTAGCCATTGCAAGCAGCTGAGTTGTTGTGTTCCAAGGGCACCTGCGATTACCAGTCTTTCAATTCAAGGAAAGCGTCTAGTGGGGTCCGTGGTGGAGGCCATTACGAACACGCAACTGAGTTGCCTCACTTCTTTATGCATCTCAGATTGTTCCTCCCACATTTGGTTTCCTGTGAGTGCTATTCCCCCATCACTACAAAAGTTGACGATACAGCATTGCAGAAAATTAGAATTCGAAATGGATGGGCAACATCACTCGCTGCAGGAACTATCAATAGAGAACAGCTGTGATTCAGTTACATCCTTCTCGTTGTTGGATGCCTTTCCAAATCTCGTGCGTGTTGAAATCAGCTACTGTGGAATCATGGAGTGTATTGTGGTGTCACGCTCTCTTTCATCTCTCCGTTCTTTGCATATCAACGAGTGTAGGAGTTTGAAGTCCGTGTCGACGCTATGGATGGCAGCACCTCAGCTAGAGGTTCTCACATTACTGAAATGCCCAGAGATCGAGTTGTCAGCAACAGGGGATCCACAGCGTAGCCTGAGATCTCTTGAGATCAGCCACAGCGAGAAACTAGTGAGCAGTGCAGCATTCATGAATTCCCAATTTCACGGGCTTACTCATCTTTGTATTGGGCGTGAATGTGAGAGTGTGAAGTGCCTCCCAAAGGAAGGTTGGTTGCCTCCCTCGCTTGAGTCTCTCACATTGTATGACATTAAAAATGTGGAGACGTTGGAATGCAAGGGACTTGCCCACCTCACCTCCCTCCAACATTTATACATTTCTAAATGTCGCAAGTTGGAGAACATTGACGGAGAAAAGCTGCCTGCCTCTCTAATACAACTCAACATCTGTGGAAGCCCTTTGCTGGGCAAACGATGTCAGGAGAAGGATCCACAGCTTTGGCCCAAAATCTCCCACATCCCCGCCATTCAAGTTGATTACAGATGGATTTGGTAA
- the LOC112730705 gene encoding putative disease resistance RPP13-like protein 1 isoform X2, with protein sequence MAEKLYGGAYLSPFVDAVLDNLTSILEEYDSFLERNNLLGRLQNCLYDVAPVLDDAELKQFSDKKVKKWLVDLQDALFMADDLLDELSTKAAIAAAQRDPSNSSSWSCLVDSYIEDTGDIENIVRRLESVVARKNYLRLKESAKVDMSWRIPSTCLVEPSEICGRKEDKEAILKLLLDDDDAADGDLSVIPIVGMGGIGKTTLAQLLYHDDQVKENFDLRGWVCVSEEFDIVKVTKTIIEVITSSSCNLTDLNLLQLDLKEKLSRQKFFIVLDDVWNENYSDWDKLLKPFQKGVKGSKILITTRNKNVASLVQTVSPHELRSLSDEDCWLVFTKHARLSTVSVDNPTLEKIGRDIVKKCDGLPLAAQALGGLLRGNSDIRNWNHLLKSEIWELSNDRINVVPALKISYYFLPSYLKQCFVYCSLYPKDYEFSKDELMLLWMAENFLQPVEKKTMEEVGGEYFDELIARSFLQPHSTWRNKFVMHDLVHDLAMTCAGEFYFRAEEVRNAVEVDIKARHLSHNAKGNYPMSKVLGVCDAIKHTRTFLEINLGSEIPFNMENAPCIMLSQLKYLRALSFESFPLESVPDSIGELIHLRYLDLSKTNIVALPESLGNLYNLQTLKLYSCSNLKMLPVGMKDLVNLRHLDIRGTKLREMPKGMSKLRSLQFLSNYFVGKHEENKIKELGALVDLHQSISIKELENVVNSNEASMAGMFDKDGIDFMTLSWSRNKDENTVDSQMERDILDKLQPHTNLKELEINGYRGTTFPDWVGHSSYHNITKITLIRCRSCCMLPSFGQLPSLKHLSISHFKSLESVGAEFYFNQNGESCLETPPFPMLETLSFYLMPCWKEWRSLEFNGFPRLRELTIFGCPMLRGDLPIHLPSLQSLQISHCKQLSCCVPRAPAITSLSIQGKRLVGSVVEAITNTQLSCLTSLCISDCSSHIWFPVSAIPPSLQKLTIQHCRKLEFEMDGQHHSLQELSIENSCDSVTSFSLLDAFPNLVRVEISYCGIMECIVVSRSLSSLRSLHINECRSLKSVSTLWMAAPQLEVLTLLKCPEIELSATGDPQRSLRSLEISHSEKLVSSAAFMNSQFHGLTHLCIGRECESVKCLPKEGWLPPSLESLTLYDIKNVETLECKGLAHLTSLQHLYISKCRKLENIDGEKLPASLIQLNICGSPLLGKRCQEKDPQLWPKISHIPAIQVDYRWI encoded by the exons ATGGCTGAAAAACTTTATGGTGGAGCTTACCTCTCTCCCTTTGTTGATGCTGTTTTGGACAACCTGACTTCAATACTTGAAGAATACGACTCTTTCCTCGAAAGGAACAACTTGCTTGGAAGGTTGCAGAATTGTCTGTATGATGTTGCACCTGTTCTTGATGATGCTGAGCTGAAGCAGTTCAGTgacaagaaagtgaagaagtggCTTGTTGATCTTCAAGATGCTCTCTTTATGGCTGATGACTTGCTCGACGAACTCTCCACTAAAGCCGCTATTGCTGCCGCTCAAAGGGATCCAAGTAACTCTTCCTCCTGGTCTTGCCTTGTTGATTCATATATAGAAGATACTGGTGACATCGAAAACATAGTTCGAAGACTAGAGTCTGTTGTAGCACGCAAGAATTATCTTCGTCTGAAGGAGAGTGCCAAGGTGGACATGTCATGGAGAATTCCATCCACATGTCTTGTTGAACCATCGGAGATATGTGGCAGGAAAGAAGACAAGGAGGCCATACTCAAACTGTTgttggatgatgatgatgctgctgATGGTGATTTATCTGTCATTCCCATTGTGGGCATGGGCGGCATAGGAAAGACTACTTTGGCCCAATTGCTTTACCACGATGACCAAGTGAAGGAGAATTTTGATTTACGAGGATGGGTTTGTGTGTCAGAAGAGTTTGATATTGTCAAGGTCACCAAGACTATAATCGAGGTAATAACTTCAAGTTCTTGTAATTTGACAGATTTGAATTTACTTCAGCTTGATTTAAAGGAAAAGTTGTCGAGGCAAAAGTTCTTCATTGTCTTGGACGACGTATGGAATGAAAATTATAGTGATTGGGATAAGCTtctaaaaccttttcaaaaaggGGTTAAGGGAAGTAAAATTCTAATAACCACTAGAAACAAAAATGTAGCTTCTTTAGTGCAGACTGTTTCACCTCATGAATTAAGATCATTGTCCGATGAAGATTGTTGGTTGGTGTTTACAAAGCATGCACGTCTGTCAACTGTTTCCGTGGATAATCCAACCCTGGAAAAAATCGGCAGAGATATCGTAAAGAAGTGTGATGGATTGCCCTTGGCAGCTCAAGCCCTTGGAGGCTTATTGCGTGGAAATTCTGATATCAGAAATTGGAATCATTTACTGAAGAGTGAAATCTGGGAACTCTCCAATGACAGAATAAATGTTGTTCCAGCGTTAAAGATAAGTTATTATTTTCTTCCTTCATATTTGAAACAGTGCTTTGTTTATTGTTCCTTGTATCCCAAGGACTATGAATTTAGCAAGGATGAATTGATGCTGTTATGGATGGCAGAGAATTTTTTGCAACCAGTAGAAAAAAAGACTATGGAAGAAGTTGGTGGTGaatattttgatgaattaattgCGAGATCATTTTTGCAACCTCATAGTACTTGGCGAAATAAATTTGTGATGCATGATCTTGTTCATGATTTAGCAATGACATGTGCTGGAGAATTCTATTTCAGAGCTGAAGAGGTTCGGAATGCAGTTGAGGTTGATATTAAAGCTCGTCATTTGTCACATAATGCCAAAGGCAATTACCCAATGTCAAAAGTTTTGGGAGTTTGCGATGCAATAAAACATACAAGGACATTTCTTGAAATCAATTTGGGGTCAGAGATCCCATTTAACATGGAAAATGCACCTTGCATCATGTTGTCACAGTTGAAGTACCTGAGAGCTTTGTCATTTGAAAGCTTTCCTCTTGAGTCAGTACCTGATTCAATAGGTGAGTTGATTCATCTGCGTTACTTGGATCTGTCCAAGACCAACATTGTGGCATTGCCAGAGTCATTGGGTAACCTTTACAATTTGCAGACTTTGAAGTTGTATTCCTGTAGCAATCTGAAAATGCTACCTGTTGGCATGAAAGATCTTGTAAATTTGCGCCATCTTGATATTAGAGGGACTAAGTTACGTGAGATGCCGAAAGGCATGAGCAAATTAAGAAGTTTGCAGTTTTTAAGTAATTATTTTGTTggaaagcatgaagaaaacaagatTAAAGAATTGGGAGCACTCGTAGATCTACACCAATCTATTTCCATTAAAGAGTTGGAGAATGTGGTCAACAGCAATGAAGCTTCGATGGCAGGAATGTTTGATAAGGATGGCATTGATTTTATGACGTTAAGTTGGTCGAGGAATAAAGACGAGAATACAGTTGATTCCCAAATGGAAAGAGACATACTTGACAAGTTACAACCTCACACTAATTTGAAAGAGTTAGAGATCAATGGTTACAGGGGTACAACATTTCCAGATTGGGTGGGACATTCTTCCTACCACAACATCACCAAAATAACACTTATTCGTTGCAGGAGTTGCTGTATGCTTCCTTCATTTGGACAGTTGCCCTCGTTGAAGCACCTATCAATTTCACATTTTAAAAGTCTGGAAAGTGTGGGTGCTGAGTTTTACTTTAACCAGAATGGTGAATCTTGTTTGGAGACACCACCATTCCCAATGCTTGAAACTCTTTCGTTTTATTTAATGCCTTGCTGGAAGGAGTGGCGTTCATTAGAGTTCAATGGGTTTCCGAGACTTAGGGAGCTTACCATATTTGGCTGTCCGATGTTGAGAGGAGATTTGCCCATTCATCTACCATCTTTGCAATCACTTCAGATTAGCCATTGCAAGCAGCTGAGTTGTTGTGTTCCAAGGGCACCTGCGATTACCAGTCTTTCAATTCAAGGAAAGCGTCTAGTGGGGTCCGTGGTGGAGGCCATTACGAACACGCAACTGAGTTGCCTCACTTCTTTATGCATCTCAGATTGTTCCTCCCACATTTGGTTTCCTGTGAGTGCTATTCCCCCATCACTACAAAAGTTGACGATACAGCATTGCAGAAAATTAGAATTCGAAATGGATGGGCAACATCACTCGCTGCAGGAACTATCAATAGAGAACAGCTGTGATTCAGTTACATCCTTCTCGTTGTTGGATGCCTTTCCAAATCTCGTGCGTGTTGAAATCAGCTACTGTGGAATCATGGAGTGTATTGTGGTGTCACGCTCTCTTTCATCTCTCCGTTCTTTGCATATCAACGAGTGTAGGAGTTTGAAGTCCGTGTCGACGCTATGGATGGCAGCACCTCAGCTAGAGGTTCTCACATTACTGAAATGCCCAGAGATCGAGTTGTCAGCAACAGGGGATCCACAGCGTAGCCTGAGATCTCTTGAGATCAGCCACAGCGAGAAACTAGTGAGCAGTGCAGCATTCATGAATTCCCAATTTCACGGGCTTACTCATCTTTGTATTGGGCGTGAATGTGAGAGTGTGAAGTGCCTCCCAAAGGAAGGTTGGTTGCCTCCCTCGCTTGAGTCTCTCACATTGTATGACATTAAAAATGTGGAGACGTTGGAATGCAAGGGACTTGCCCACCTCACCTCCCTCCAACATTTATACATTTCTAAATGTCGCAAGTTGGAGAACATTGACGGAGAAAAGCTGCCTGCCTCTCTAATACAACTCAACATCTGTGGAAGCCCTTTGCTGGGCAAACGATGTCAGGAGAAGGATCCACAGCTTTGGCCCAAAATCTCCCACATCCCCGCCATTCAAGTTGATTACAGATGGATTTG A